In the genome of Maribacter forsetii DSM 18668, the window TAAAGCAGTAATCTGTTCTTCGGTAAGCGTATTTCCTTCTATTTTTAGTGAGGAGTGTATTGTCTTAATTTTGTTTTGCTTTCTTAGTGTAGGAGAGGGTTTGTCTAAAAAGTTGGCATTTATTTCTCCTAATTTCTCTGATATAGCTGAAATCAGTTTTAATATTTTGAGAGTAATATCATAAGGTGGTTTCATGCTGATGCTATCAATTGATGCTATCAAATATACAATCAGTTATTATTTTATGAAGCTTTAACGTGTTATTTATTGTTATAACTAATCGAAATCTAGATAATTAAACATACTAAATATTTAAAACTGTCTAATCAATACCTTCTAAAAATTTAATATTCAAGAATCACCACCAAACCACAAAAAACTTTTCAAATTCAGTAGCACCTTTCTTCATCCATACCATAGGAGCACTTTTATTATTTAGACGTTCTGTAATGGTTATAACAATTTCATCGTGAGAAACCCATGCGACTTCTTCAAATGGATGAAATACCCATTCACTTTTAGTAGGTATATAGAATTGAAATGAAGAAAATCTATTTTCATTAAAATCTTTTAGTCGCAGCCAATAACCAACAATACAATCTGCATTAAATGGGGCTAGTTGTAAATTATCCTCTTTATATGGTTTAAATAGTTGTGCTTTAAAACATACTTGTTGTTTAATATTTGTAGTATCTATTTCTTTCTCTAATAGTACGGATCCTCCAATGTCAGTATGTACTAAAGAGAATTGATTGTTTTTGATTTTTTGTAGTTTTTTATAAAATGCATCGCTTCTATTGGGTCCGACTAATTGATGAATTGGGTTCTCTATTTCCACGTCAATTAAGTAAAACTTATAGGTAAGTTCTACGTGTATCAATTGCCGTGTTGCGGTTTCTTTCAGTATAAAGTCTATTTCTCCAATGGTTTGTTTACCATCTCGTATGGGTAAATTATGAACAAGCACATCATATGCATCACTTTGGTCTAAAAACTGCTTACATACATATTCCATCTGATGCCCCAACCGTAAATTCTCTGGAA includes:
- a CDS encoding DUF1853 family protein is translated as MPQFQFPEVAINSFVPSPIPENLRLGHQMEYVCKQFLDQSDAYDVLVHNLPIRDGKQTIGEIDFILKETATRQLIHVELTYKFYLIDVEIENPIHQLVGPNRSDAFYKKLQKIKNNQFSLVHTDIGGSVLLEKEIDTTNIKQQVCFKAQLFKPYKEDNLQLAPFNADCIVGYWLRLKDFNENRFSSFQFYIPTKSEWVFHPFEEVAWVSHDEIVITITERLNNKSAPMVWMKKGATEFEKFFVVWW